The following proteins come from a genomic window of Pararhodobacter sp.:
- a CDS encoding response regulator produces the protein MANDDLHRPGAAPVAPGARLGAGRAVLVVEDEPNIGEAIRFILRRDGWDVTVLESGENIKATIAALQPAVMILDVMLPDQSGFDILRALRAAPPTKNLPVILLTAKGQSASRDLAMECGASAFMAKPFANRDLLDAVRNLVMG, from the coding sequence ATGGCAAACGATGACTTGCATAGGCCAGGTGCTGCACCGGTCGCGCCCGGTGCGCGTCTGGGGGCAGGGCGGGCGGTTTTGGTGGTCGAGGACGAACCCAACATCGGCGAGGCCATCCGCTTTATCCTGCGCCGCGACGGATGGGATGTGACGGTTCTCGAGTCCGGCGAAAACATCAAAGCAACGATTGCCGCCCTGCAACCGGCGGTGATGATCCTCGATGTCATGCTGCCCGACCAAAGCGGCTTTGATATCCTGCGCGCCTTGCGCGCCGCGCCGCCGACCAAAAACCTGCCGGTGATCCTGCTGACGGCCAAAGGCCAGAGCGCCTCGCGCGATCTGGCGATGGAATGCGGCGCGTCGGCCTTCATGGCCAAGCCGTTTGCCAATCGCGACTTGTTGGATGCGGTCCGCAATCTGGTAATGGGGTAA